From the genome of Brassica oleracea var. oleracea cultivar TO1000 chromosome C4, BOL, whole genome shotgun sequence:
CTAAATATGTTGTATTTTGGCTTTTTCTAAAGTAACCTAAAATTTAGGCTATTTTAATCTTATAATCCGGTTCAGATTTTTTCTAGATTTTTACTAAAATCAAACCGGTATTGAAGTTTTCTCATCTATTGATTTGATGGCATTAGGTTTTGATTTATTGAATAAAGAAGAAAATGCTAAATTTCTATCTATAAAAAGTTCATTTAGTTTTATGTTAAGGATTTATTCTTAAATCATGTCCCATACTACTCAATGGTTCACACATATCTGAGACACAAAACTTGTTCATCCAGATCGCAACCGATGCGTCTGGGGTGGTTCTGGGACCTATAACATCCACTATGAAGTATCGAAAACATCTCCGGTATAGTTTACAAGATCACTCACTTTTTCTATCTCTGTTTTCACAATCTGGGAGAGTAAAAAGAAGAAATCAAAAGAAGAACATGGCTAGATCTAATTTTAGTGTAGTGAGTGCAAACAAAATCTCACGTTGGAAATTTAGATAAATAATGTCTAGCATATAAAATGATGTCCGACTCTGATGCATACAAGCTTGTTAAACTTTTCTCTAAAATGAATTCGATTAAGACTCAAAAATTATAGTCTACAGTGAAGACATGACACTCTGAAACATCAATGTAAGTCCCTTACTGGTAAATTATTCGAAGCGATTCAATAGTCACACCATGGTGGTTAAACTTCATAGAGTAAAATGTACGTAGCTAATTGTTAAAAAATAAATAAAATAACTAATAAGCAGCATGGTGTGATGAAAAGTATGGTTACAAAAGTCTGTATCCCTGCTATTGAAACTTCAAGTCAAGGCATGGTCAATTATAATAAGTGGTTAGTATTCATGATGTTGTTGTGTTCATAAGTCTGGAGTCAAATGAAATTGTACATATGTAGGTGGTGTTTTCAGTGTGTAACGCAAAGTTTCCACGAATATTTAATTACTGTACGAGGACCATTCAAATCAATAGAACTACACTAATACTTTTCTGTGTCAGCTAAATAAGTATGTTCGTTTCTATTTTCCACAGCCATGTTCCACGTTGAATGGCTCTATGCTGGTTGCCAGCAGGGAACGTAAAATCAACGTCTAGTGGTGTTTTTATACTTTGTTTACACTAAAGTTCGTTGACCGTTAAATTACATTTCCCTATTCTCATAATTCGTTACCTTAAGTAGGCCTAAGACGGATCGGATATCCGAGCAATTTTAAGGTATCCGAATCCGGATCCTTATCCGGCGGATCCATAATTTTATTATCCTTATCCGGATCCGGTGTTCTCGGATATCCGGGTGTCGGATATTTTTCTAAAAATTGTAATATCCGGCAGATATCCGGATCCGGATTTGGATCCTTAAAATAAATAAAATAATAATAATATTGTATACAAAATATTAAAAATAATTTAAAAATAAAAAAATATATAATGTTTTTAATTATTTCTATGTATAATATTACAAAATTTACATAAAATTTACATATACTATTATAAAAATGAAAATATATTAAATAAAGTTAGTTTTTATATATAGATATTACTATTTTTGAAATAGTTATTAATAAAACTTACGGATCCGGATATCCAGATTAAAAAATCAAGATATCCGGATCCGGATCCGGCTTTGACAGATCCAACATTTTATTATCCTGATCTGGATTCGGTCCTTCTAGATATCTGGATTTTCGGATCGGATCCGGATCGAATCTCGGATCAAATCCGGATCTCGGATAAAAGTATCACGCCTAACCTTAAGTAGTTTTTGTTACAAAGCTTACGTCATGGTACCTGATCTCATTTATAATATGGGCCCTTATAATAACATTTAATTATGTAACAAAAGTAGTTGAGAGACCACATGTCAGTTTAAAAAGAAGTTGGTGAAAGCATGATAATTTATTAATTTTAATAACTAGTCCTTGTGTGTTCAATTTTTTCCTATTGTTAAGCTAAGGAGAATAGTCTAAAGATTAGTACTGTTTAGATTCCGTAATTAGTAAAGCCTCTCTATTAGTTTAAATTAATATATGCGCGGTTATATTTTGACTGATTGACCTCTATCTATCTGCATGTCCCCCCCATCCCCACCCCATAAAAAGTCTCCAAGAAAATTCATATTCAAAGTCAAGCAACGTGAATACTTTTACCAAACAACGTGAATACTCGGAGATATTTAAGTTAATTTATGCATACATTCACACAGCTGTTGCCAAGTCATGGATCTAATTATCTTAATTTTCTAGCTGGTAAGAACATTAGGCAAAATAACATAAATTAATTTTCTAAATACAGATGAAATAAAATAAAAGTCGTGACGATAAATTTTAAACATGGTTACTCGAAATATTGATAAATATTGACTCAGAAATATTAATAAATTACAGCGTTAGAGTCTGTCTTTTTTTATTTTCCTTATATAATAATTTGTTTTTGGTCATGCTAAAATAGAAGAACCGATGTGAATATTTCATAAACATTATTTGCAAAGTGCACATGTGTCACTCTTACATTTATTCTCACTAAGAAAATGTTATAGCATCTACTTAAATATGACATGGCACATGCCTAAATACGACTTGTAAAAATTTTTTGTAAAAAAAATTATTTTTGGTAAGATTTATAAATTTTGGTTATGACTAATAACTTTTATATCATCAATAAAGTAAACTTTCTATATATTTTTTTTTTTTGAAAAAAAAAATCAAATATTTAATAAATTGATATATCACCATTAAAATAAAATACATATCACATTAATATTAACTAAATATATTTACAACTATTTTTTACATCAATTATATATCATATTTTGTATATATATAATCAAAATTAATTGTAAATTTACATTAACAACTTAATTCATCGGTTCTCTAGATTAATTAGCATATTATTTTTACCAATTTAACGTATTTTAACTAAAACCAACACAAATGCAAAATTTATAAAAAAAATTATATATTAAATAAAGACATTTCTAAAATTAAAGAATAAAGAAATAATTTAAATAAATAATAATTAAATACATTATAATATAAATAAAAGTATAATTAAAATTTTATTAAAATTTCAAATAAAATAAACAGAAACACATAAACCAAGATTGTATTTATGAATTTTTCCGAACCGGTGAAATTAAACTATAAAAATAATAATTTTAAAATTTAAACTTTTTAAAATAATAATATTATTATATATATATTATTATTTCTGCCTAAGGCGCAGGAAAACTCTTAGTTTAACATTCAAACTTGAGAAAACTGATTTAAGATTTAAGAGCTAGGAAGTCGAACTATTGTTGCTGATTGTTCCACCAGTTCAATTTATGACTTTCTTTTACCGGTATTGGGCCGTTTGTAGCCGCCGAAAAGCAAATAAAAAGGTGAAATACTTTTGATTTTACTTTTCAACAAAAACTTTATGATTTTATTAGTAGCAGAGAAACAGTGCAAAAAGTTGAAAAGCTCTGGAGATCTGCTTAGCATCCCAATGATGCCGCCGGGGGATACCGCTTCGGTGACCAAACAAATCCTGGTAAAATTCTTGTTCAGAAACTTAAAAAACTAACACAAAATATGACATTATAAACAACAATCTTAAGAAACTCAAGGCCACATCAAAGCAAACTTTTCTAAGGGGGGTGTCAACTGTCAAGAACCATAGTGTCCAGAATCTCGACGTGACGAGGGCAGATTCGCCGGAACTGTTCTTGATTTTTAGTTAGGTTGATCCTTCTGATAAAGATAGTGTGTAGTTTTTTATGTACAGTATTAGTACCCAAAATATTCTCCGCAAGAAAAAGATGATGAGCTGCGATAATATGAAAGTCATCTACAGTAATCAAAGGTTAAAATAATATACAGAATAAAGTTAAGATAAAATAAGTTTGAAAAAGAAAAGTTAAGATAAAATTTATAGTGATTGATTTGTTTGGTTTCTTCTTCAATACAATGCAATACTCTAAAGAAAAACAGAGACTGAGAATCAAACTACCCGCTACTATCTGCCACCATGGCACCATATATATATATTTAAGGGAAAAAAAGTTCTGATTAGATACTTCTTAAACATCACGAAATCGTACAAAGTGGTTACTGTTATGGTATGAAAATATGTATGAAGATATGGATAAAAATCTAAGATTACAACTATTACAACTAATCAAACTTTTTGACAATTTTCACGCAGAATAAAAAAATAAGTAAATATATTTTTATTTATATTTATTACATCTATCTAAGCAATATTATTTAAGATAAATAAAATTATTTACTAAATCAATGCATTTTGTAATTAATATTAAAATTATAACATGCATAGGAATTATAAAATAACACTATTTATGTAACAAAAATTATCAAAATGACCTTTTTGTCAATCATAATGAATAAATATCAGTCATCAAATATCTATATAGAATTTTAAGTATTTAATCAAGTTGGATTACCAAAAGGTGTTACTAAAAAAATTTTTTGCACTCTTTGTGATTAGCAAGCATTAACTAATAATTTCTCAAAAAAGCATTAACTAATAAAGTTATATTACCCTTATATTCAACAGTCATTTTGGTATAGTAAAACTATTATATAGTATCCGTTGGAAATTTTGATCAAAAGCTGGTTCAAAGTCTAGTGAACAAAATGGACCAAAGCTTTAAACTTCCCGATAAACAGATACGTACGAACAGAACTAAACATTAGTTAAATGTGAGTTGGTTCATTTACTACGCTAGCGTGAACAATACTGGAGATAATAAACACAATGAAAAGTCTATCGCTAGACTTAATATTTTGTTTAGTTTGGATCCTTGTTAATTATTATATTCCGTATATAGTATAAAACTAGAGTCAGAACCTGCACGTCCGTGCGGATATATATATTTTTTTAATAAAATAATTTTTAAAATATAAATTAATTTTTATTTATGTATACAATTTTTTTGAAAATTTTATATATATTGAAATTTATTTTTATGAGATTGTACTAATCTTATATTCACCGATTATTTTATTTATTTATTTAAAAATTTAACATCATATTAATAATTTGTTTTTAAACATTAGGGTTTTATATGAATTATTACAATTTTTTTAATCTTTTTAAAAGTTTGTATTCTTGAAATATTTTATTTTACTAAATTAAATTAGCTAATTGACTAAATTAAATTAGGTAATATTATATTTTGAAAACATATTTTATTTAATGTATTATAGTTTAATTTGGCTTTTGCAATAATTTTTTTTATTCCACACAGAAAATTTTATTGTTTAGATTTATACTATTTTCTGTTAGAAAAATATCATATATTAATGAATTTAGGATATTTTGTTAAATTTCTAGCTAGTAGTTTTTTTTTTTTTTTGACATCAACAAAAGAAAACAGACTCATATAATGGTAGACTTTTTAATGGTAGATAAAATTAGGACTCTAAATTAATAGATTAGATATTAATCTCTTCTCTTTCAAATAAATCTCTAGTATATTGAAAATCCGGCCTTTCGATTCATAATTCAACAGAAATGTAGTTTTTTACAACAAATTTGGAGTTTTTTTTAGTTAATTTTAATAATTTGAATTTTAGATTAATGAAAACTATCCTAGATTTTAATGATGGGTTAAGTAGAGTCTCGTTTGTGGTTTTTCATGTCACATAACAGAATAATCCGTCATATTGTTTTTAAAAAAAATCCGTCGTATTTATATATATAATATAAGCTACCTATTATATATTTTGTCTATAATTTGTTATGCGAGTAAAATATTATTTTAAATCATTTGATACTGCAAATAAAAAATTGTGTTCTTATAGTTAAAAAAAAAAAAAAGAAGACCAAGACTAGTCTAAGGCTTGATTATTGAGAGGTTTTAAAGGTGGAGTTATTAACGGAATATAAGAATCCGTCTCTTAACTTTTAAATAAAAAATCTAAGAACCGGTTCTTAAATAAGAGTTTTAAGAGCCGGTTCTTAACTTTTTTAGTTAAAAGTTAAGGGACGGGTTCTTATATTCCGCTAAGAACTCCACTCTAACAACCCCCAATAATCATGCTCTCAGAGCATCCACAATGGTGATACCAATTGTGGAGTCCTTAGGAATAAATTATCTTCTTTTTTTTTTGAATAGTTAAGGACCCTTGTGAAAAATGTGTGTACAATGGTGAACCCGAAGTTGGAATCCTTAGGAATAAAAAAATATAATTTTTTTTTTGTTTAGTGAAATATAATTTTTATATATTGAATGATTAAATAAAATAACTTAACATAAAATACTAGAAATAAACTTAAAAAATAAAAATTAAACATATAAATATAACAATTAAACATAAAAACAATAATTAAACATAAAGATAGAAAAATTCCTAAATAAAAACATGATTAAATATAAAGATTACACATAAGAGTTTATAAGATGATTGAATATTAAAATCCAACATGATCATGAATGACCACCTAATGAAGACTCACCACTCGTTCTGCTCAAGTATTTGCTCAGTATTTCAGAGTACTCTTTTCTTTCCAGACATACACACATCAATTGAGTAGTTTTCCCATCTCCAACCACATTGAACGCAAATAAGTCTCCTATCTCGCATCTGTTATCGAGACATAACTTTCTCCAGCCTCTTGTGATGTAATACAATAATTAAACATAAATATAGAATAATTGTTAATCTTCATCACCAAATTTATTCCAAATATTTTGAATTAAATCATTCTTCAATCTTTCATGCGTTTGCCTATCACGAAGATCATTCCGAGTGGGAAAGATATTGTTCAGATTTGTTGGCATCTCGGTTTCCACCTGTGAACTTCTCATGACGTCTCCTTCTTCAAATTCAGATATATCAATACGAGAGTAAATATATTTTTAAGAGTTAAAAGATTGGTTCAAATAAAAGAAGCAATAAGAAACTCAACCACGATGTGGGAATGTGAATTTTATAAGAATATAAATTACCTCCACATTTATAAGATTTTACAAGTCCTCATTGAAACACAAAGTTCAACATTGGTTTAGTTTGACTCGTAATGATGTAAAACTCGTTTTGCCTTCAACTTCTAACCTTTGAATAAAAGTAATCAAATATCTCATTGATTTTGGTTGAATTGCCATCGAATTATAACTTTTGAATTATGGAGAAAACTAGCAAACAAGTTGTTTGCAAACTAGCAATGGTCCGAACAAGCAAAAACTAGAAGGGATCAGACAATCATTCAAGTAAAGAGGATACAAGTTGTTTTCCCAAGTTTGAAAACAAAGAGAGTAGATTACCTAAACTGCAGTGCAGTGGTAGATAAGAACAACTTGATTAGAATAGCTCCGAGGAAAACAAAGAGAGTAGATTAATACAAACTCTCAGAGACAACTACTACACTACTACTTATACTAAAGGAAACAGAGTCATCCGTGACTCCTACAACACCCGTGACTCCTTCCCACATGCGTCAACCTGTCAAAACAGAGTGACAAGAGTTAGTAAGCATTTTAAAAAATATCAATTTGGATCAAATAACAGAGTGATCAAGTACACAAAATAGTTATAATACCTAAAAAGCAAGATTAATAAAAGATCATAACATTTCTGACATTAGTTTGAGCTTAAGACTGGTTTCCATTTCAGAGAGAGGTTATGTTTTTGCGAGTAAACGATCAAGAAGCTTTTGTTTAGACAGTTTTTGTTTAATTTCTAAAACCCCCTGTAGCTGCGACAACTCCTCCTCCCTGTCACTCTTCTTCTTCTTACCAGCTTTCGCAGCCTTTACCCAGGGTGGTCTAACCTCTGGATCGACAAATTGCTCTTCTTCTGTATCCACCTCCACAGCTTGTTTGCGCTTCTCCTTTACCGGATAAGAGGAGCACCATTTCTGGTCGTGCCTCAGCTCCCTCCAGCAGTGATCCATGGTGAACTTGTAGCCGACCGTTTTGAAAAAAATGTCTAACGCCGTTTTCATCACATCATCATCGTTTTGCCCACTTCTCTGCTCCCTCAGAGCCGCATCATAGGAGCCAGCAAACTTGGCAACGTCGCCGTTTATCCTTGCCCACCTCTGCTTGCAAGACATTAGTTCTCTCCGTATTGTCCCAGCGAGGAGGGGACTGGAGTTGTAGTACTCTACTATACGGAACCAGAAAGCACCGGCTTTCTGCTCGTTGCTCACCACAGGGTCCTTACTGGTGTTTAGCCAAGCACCAATAAAGATTTTATCCTCTGTGGGAGTCCACTTCCTCCTCTCAGAGGGATTAGAATTCACACCAGACTTAGCACTAACGTCGGTACCAGACAGCACAGGAGACGCAACAGGAACCTCGCTACCAGACTCATCAGGACCTTGACTACCGAACCAAAAAGGTTCTGGTGAATCAAGGTCAACTGTATTTTGACTAAGGAGAAATCTAGTAAAAATTTGTGAGTTATTAGCCATGGTTTCAATTGTTTCTTTGTGACACTCTACTAGCGACACAGAGAGCTTATTAATAAGTCTTCTATCACTTAACTAATTAAAAGCAATCAGATCACAACAGTTGATTTTCATTAACTATTCGACTAAGTAAAGTACAATGGTAGCTACTAGCAACTTAAGTTTTTTAACTATTTTACACCAAGAAAAGCACATCAAATCAAACCAGCTCATAGGGTGGAAAGCAATTGAGTTTCATTAACTCTTTGACTAAGTAAAGTACAATGGTAGCTACTAGCAACTTAAGTTTTTTAACTATTTTACACCAAGAAAAGCACATCAAATCAAACCAGCTCATAGGGTGGAAAGCAATTGAGTTTCATTAACTCTTTGACTAAGTAAAGTACAATGGTAGCTACTAGCAACTTAAGTTTTTTAACTATTTTACACCAAGAAAAGCACATCAAATCAAACCAGCTCATAGGGTGGAAAGCAATTGAGTTTCATTAACTCTTTGACTAAGTAAAGTACAATGGTAGCTACTAGTAACTTAAGTATTTTAACTATTTTTCCTTCCGGTTTCTAAAACACCACTAATTGTTTTCAATAGTTAAAACACCAGAAAGTTAAAAAATTACCTCGTTAAAGAATCAAAGATGGTACTCCCCACTCCTTTAACTGAAAAAGAAGAACAAACAATCGACTTTCTCAAACTATCAAATTTGAAAACTATAAGAGATGAAACAATTAAAGGAACTAACCTAGCACATTAATAAGAAACACCAATCCTACTAAAACTATGGTAAAGACCATTAGCTTAGCTCCTGATTTCTTCTTTGTAAACTCGCCTATTCTCTTCTCAAGGATGAGCAGCTTCTGCTCACGCTCATTGGCTTCACCCTTAAGCTCACTAAGCTCCGTCTGAATGTCCCTCATCTCCTCCTCCACCGCCACGTCCCACCATTTCCAGACGTGGCAGTCTCCATCATCAGCATTGGCGCACGTAATGTACCGTCGGTATGGATGTTTAAGAGTTTGGGAATATCCGTGAACAGGCTCCGACCCACAGTAGCATGTCCTGGGGATTCCATCATCACCCTCTGGTGATGGTTCGTAGTGAATGGCTTCTGCATTCCACTGACTAATCTCAGCTTCAGCCGCGTACATCTCTGCTTCGGCTTGAAGGAGGGAGGTTAAGTCTTAAGAGTTTGATGATGAAGATGGCTGGCTGTAACTGTATTGTCCCATTATCGTTAACCTGGAAAAAAAATTGAAAACAGACAGAGTTAAACAACCACTAACAGAGTTAAAGCAAATTAACGAGAAGAAAGCAAACCAACGAGAAGGAACGAAAACAATATCAACAAAGTGAATTCGAACACATATAAGATAACAATATCACTTAAAAGGTTTCAATCGAAAACAGTTAAGAAACGGCAAATCGATTGAAACTACAATCTGTTTCAATCCGTATAAGACACAAAGAGGAGATCCGAGACCGATACAATCCAAAAACGAGAAATAACGATTTATCCCCAAAATTTTTCCAAACCCTAATTTCTCAATTAAACTAAATTCGGTCGAAACCACACAATCAAACCCTTAATAGAGAACAAAGAACATGGAGAGTGATCTTAATCAAGAAATCTAGGAGTTAAAGCTTCGATTTACCTTGACTAGAGCCGAGGGAGCGAGATCGAGAGAGATCGCCTGTAAATCGTCTTTCTCTCCTTAACTTCTTTTTTTCGGTTTCGATGGAAAATGATTTTTTTTTTCTACCCCATCCAAACGCATAGCCGACGCACCCACTCAGAAGAAGACACGTGCCTAAGGATTCGATCCGTCTAAACCGTCGCGACGGCCCAGTCCTTCCTCCATTAAGCATAAATATTATTTTTTTATTACACTAATCCTACGGATTTGGTCTAAGGATTGATCAAAATCCACGGTTGCGGGTGCTCTAAGAGCATGATTAACCCGAAGTTCTTAGAGGGGGTTTTTAGCGGAAGTTAAGAAACTGTTTCTTAACTTTTAACTAAAAAAGCTAAAAACCAGTTCTTAAAGTCTTTATTTAAGAACCGATTCTTAATTTTTTTAGTTAAAAGTTAAGAAACAATTTCTTAACTTCCGCTAAGAACCACATTCTAATAACCCCGGATTAATCATGGTCTAAGGCTATAAGCATGTGGTTTGAAAAAAAAAACTTCCTTCCACCGAGTACATTATAATAAAGAAGAGAGAAGTCGGTACTTTTTTCTTGGTCAACAAATTGACTAGTTTAAAAAAATCTAATTGCTTAAGTTTTTGTTTAACTTAAACATTCAACTTTGCTTATTAACACTTAAATAACTGAACTTTTGTATGCAATTCAACCAAACGGTCATTTTAATCTGTGTCACTTCAAATGTTCATTTTAGCAAACGTTTGGTTCAACCAAACAGGCACATTAGTGCAGTATCTCTTTTATATAAAAGTCTAACCCTCCCTCTATTTGCTTATAAAATCCAATTTTGTGACGGCCTCTAGAAAAAGTTTATAAAGATTAATTCTATAAGGAATTTCAGCTAAATCGATACCTCAAAATTAAATGTGTAGATGGAGTGGTGGTTTCATTGAGAAAAAGAAGTGAGGATTTCTGTTTAGAAAACATAACTAGAATTTAGAAAACTCGATCTATCAACCTTATGAAATAAATATACATGAAGTTTAAACACTAAATGCGTGAATAATCATAGATATGCAAGTTTAAAAGTATGGAGCTGTGGTAAGATCGATAAGTGATTTGAACGTTGAAACTTAGCGTCAAGTAAACTCATAGACATAAAATAACAATTTCATTATAGCTCATGCTGATTATTACATGCTGATTATTTTAACGATCAGAAAATTAAATATGTGTAATTACTTTAAGATATAATAAAATTGAAGTTGTGGCCTATGATTACAGGCGGCAAATTAAATTACAGGATGGTTTTTTAAAATATCTAATTTCTCGATTTAATGTAATTATAATCATATATATAATGTTTTTTAGGAAAAATATTTAATAGGAATAGAATCATATACTATGTGTCATGCCCGCA
Proteins encoded in this window:
- the LOC106339229 gene encoding glutathione S-transferase T3-like is translated as MANNSQIFTRFLLSQNTVDLDSPEPFWFGSQGPDESGSEVPVASPVLSGTDVSAKSGVNSNPSERRKWTPTEDKIFIGAWLNTSKDPVVSNEQKAGAFWFRIVEYYNSSPLLAGTIRRELMSCKQRWARINGDVAKFAGSYDAALREQRSGQNDDDVMKTALDIFFKTVGYKFTMDHCWRELRHDQKWCSSYPVKEKRKQAVEVDTEEEQFVDPEVRPPWVKAAKAGKKKKSDREEELSQLQGVDACGKESRVL